The following are encoded together in the Anaeromicrobium sediminis genome:
- a CDS encoding TM1266 family iron-only hydrogenase system putative regulator, giving the protein MNKRIGVVAVLVESNESISKVNDLFFKFKDIIVGRMGIPYKEKSVNVISIIVDGTTDDISSLTGNLGRLKGVTVKSALTKK; this is encoded by the coding sequence ATGAACAAAAGAATAGGTGTAGTTGCAGTACTAGTAGAAAGCAACGAAAGTATTAGCAAAGTAAATGATTTATTTTTTAAATTTAAAGATATAATTGTGGGAAGAATGGGTATCCCATATAAGGAGAAATCAGTAAACGTTATTTCTATAATAGTAGATGGAACTACGGATGATATAAGCTCTTTAACAGGTAACCTAGGGCGATTAAAAGGAGTTACTGTGAAAAGTGCTTTAACTAAAAAATAA